The Pseudomonas aeruginosa genome includes the window TGTCGCGCAGCTCCAGGTGGCAGATCGCGGGCGCCTCGTCCTGCTGCAGGGTCCATTGCCCGGCGAGATCGGAAGCGCTGAGAAGAATCAGACTGCTGGCCATACTGATACCTGTGCTGAAAAAACCGCAGAGCAAGCAAACCATCCTGGAGAGCTTCGCGCTTGCCGACATCGAGAGATCTCCTTCAAGCCTGGAACATCGGATAACACGGCGAACGCCGCCCGCCATCCTCGCTTCGAACGCCATCGCGCGCCAGGCGCCGCGGGCCTCCGTTCGTCCGCCGGGCCGCCGGCCCACGGGCGCGCCACAGTTCACAACTTCGCTCCTGTGGAAGACACCTATCAATTCGAACAGTGCCCGGCCGGCCGAAGGGCCGCGGTTCGTACCGCCGCACCGAACCGCGCCCGTGTCAGCGCGTCAGACGACGATGTCGGCCTGGGTCGCCTGGCCGATCAGATTGATCGCGAAATCGGCATGGGCGTCCCCGCTGAAGTCGATCGCCAGGCTGCCGGCCTTGCTCGCCGCGTCGTAGGACAGGATCGCCTGGCCGGCCTTGCCGGCGAAGGCGTCGACGTATTGCAGCACCAGCCCGCCGTTGACGAAGGCATCCAGCCCGGACAGGTCGATCTTGTCCTGGCCGCTGACGAAGTCGCGCAGGGTATCCGGCGCCGCCGCGGAGGACTCGGCGATATCGCCGTAGACGAAGGTGTCGGCCCCCGCGCCGCCCCACAACTGGTCCGCGCCGAGGCCGCCGTAGAGGATGTCGTTGCCGGCGCCGCCCTTGAGCACGTTGGCCACGTCGTTGCCGATCAACAGGTCGCTACCCGAGCCGCCGATGGCGTTTTCCACGGTGACCCCGGCAGCGATCGACACATTGCCCTTCAACCCGCCGACATCGGACAGCGCCTTCTCGTTGAGGTTGATCTTCTGGTTCTGGCTGAAGCCGGAGAAGTCCAGGGTGTCGTTGCCGCCGGCGTCCCACACCGAGAACACCAGCTTGGAACTGGACGAGGTGGCGCTGTAGAAGTCGCGCTCGGTGTTGGAGTTGAAGCCGTACACCGTGTCGCCGGTGCGGGTGGTCAGGTTGGCCCCGTAGAGCTTCTGGATCGCCGCGATGTCGTCCAGCAGCGGTGCCGAGGAATAGGCGCCCTTGAAGTCCTGGCCGGTGTTCTGCTCTTCCCAGTAGCTCATCACCGAATAGGCGCGGGTGTCCTCGGCGTAGGTAGCGTCGGCGTAGGTGGGATCGCCCTCGCCGGCGTTGTAGTCGCCGGGGTGGCTCAGGCCCAGGGTATGGCCGATCTCGTGGGTCAGGGTCTGGCGTCCGTAGTTGCCGTTGGCCGGATTGACGTTGGCGCTGTAGCTGCTGTTGATCAGGTACCAGGATTGCCCCTTGAGCGCATCCGGTACATCCGGCAGGAAGGCGAACGCCGCACCGCCGACACTACTGCTGAAGTTGCCGAAGGTCAGGTCGCCCTGATCGCCCTGGCCGGCGTCGACGAAGTGGATATTGGTGACGTCCGACCAGGATTGCAGCGACAACTT containing:
- the aprA gene encoding serralysin family metalloprotease AprA; this translates as MSSNSLALKGRSDAYTQVDNFLHAYARGGDELVNGHPSYTVDQAAEQILREQASWQKAPGDSVLTLSYSFLTKPNDFFNTPWKYVSDIYSLGKFSAFSAQQQAQAKLSLQSWSDVTNIHFVDAGQGDQGDLTFGNFSSSVGGAAFAFLPDVPDALKGQSWYLINSSYSANVNPANGNYGRQTLTHEIGHTLGLSHPGDYNAGEGDPTYADATYAEDTRAYSVMSYWEEQNTGQDFKGAYSSAPLLDDIAAIQKLYGANLTTRTGDTVYGFNSNTERDFYSATSSSSKLVFSVWDAGGNDTLDFSGFSQNQKINLNEKALSDVGGLKGNVSIAAGVTVENAIGGSGSDLLIGNDVANVLKGGAGNDILYGGLGADQLWGGAGADTFVYGDIAESSAAAPDTLRDFVSGQDKIDLSGLDAFVNGGLVLQYVDAFAGKAGQAILSYDAASKAGSLAIDFSGDAHADFAINLIGQATQADIVV